ctatctctatccatttatatacttatccacactaatgaccggagaaatctagcgaagatcacaaaaagcgaccgttttcgctacataggatctatcttgcaagagaacggagaattagatggagatctcaaccatagaatacaagttggatggatgaagtataagagtgcatccggcgtgttgtgtgactgtcgtaggccactgaagctcaagggaaaattttataggacggcaataaggccaacgatgttgtatggcacagaatgttgggcggtgaagcatcaacacgtacacaaaatgggtgtagcggagatgaggatgcttcgtgggatgtgtgggcacacgagaaaggataagattgggaatgaggatatccgaggtaaagtaagagtagccgaaattgaaggaaatatgagagaaaatcggttccggtggtttggacatgtgcaaagaaggcttactgacgctccggttcgaaaatatgactacgggacagaggttcaaggccgaaggggtagaggaaaacctaggaaaactttggaagagaccctaagaaaagacttgagtacttggatctaacggaggacatgacacaaaaccgagcgcaatggcgttctaggattcatatagccgaccccaattagtgggaaaatgctttgttgttgttgttgttgttattgtacAATTTTATACAGCTTTTGACAGATTTATACGGATTTCTATTATAGATTTTTATGGATCTGTATAGACTTCTTTCAAGGATTTATTAAGATTTCATCGGTAATATTAAGGCCTTTCATAACTCTATCAATCCCGAACTTATGCGGAAGGAAAACAAGCACATATTCTCTATCATTCCTGAACTTCTACGGAAGGAAAACAAGCACACATATATTAAGTTTTCAAACAGCATCTCAAGACCACATGACTTTTGTCATGATACACTTCTTATACAGAATAACCTGAAAACTTTGAAACAGCTCCAAGTAATCGAACCGAGCCCAAGCATACAGAATCAAATCTATTGAATCCTAAAGCTTACATCTTTCTGTTGTTTTAAGCTCCCAATCTCAAAACTGAAAAACTCATAACCCAAttcagcatttttttttaactcagcTCCCAGGTTACTCAAAACCCCCAACATCCCATACTCCAATCCCCTCCATTTTCCCGCAGTTTCCTACATTTTCTAGGCAACCAAACAGAGGTAAAACAcccaactaaacaaaacaaaacaaaaaaaaaccacaaaaggTAGAGAAGTAATATACACATAACAGAAAACCCGAAGCCCCCAATCTAATCCAGAAAACCCGTTTGTTTCCCGAGAAAGTTGCAGCCCCTCGGAACAGGGATCGCAATCCAGATCTAAACTTGGAGTGATTGGATCTTGTCACGTAAGGAGAATTGGGAATGGGGATTAGGGTTGTGGTGGTTGAATTTGTGGCGGGTTTTTGGATTGGGtggataatttattgaaaaagaaaGGAGCTTTATCTGTCGTCTGTTCCTagccaaaaaaaattatcaacacGGGTAAGGCTGTTTGTAgacataaaattttaaaatgtgcaGGGCCAAACTCTATTTAAAATGCGCTAATACATGTGTTAATTTTGTGTGTACATTATATTGATTCGTATGGAACAAtacttaaatgtttttaaacGAAACCATCGCATCTTACTGCATAAAGAATCTTTGCACAACATTGAGCCAATTTCATAGTAAGCACTCCTTTGGAacttggaagtgtttttaaattgaCTGAAATAGCTTTTGGAGTAAATGTTTTgggattccaaaagcacttgcaATGCTTTTCcaggattcacttgcattttactAGGGATTGATTCTgaaaacattttcatcaaaagcctttttagaaccaatccttagtaaaatgAAAGTGAATCCTGGAAAAGCACTTTAAGGATTGGTTCTGAAAACATTTTCGCCAAAAACGTTTTCAgctattttaaaagcattttcaaacGAGACCAAAGACAATGAGGTAGCAAGCAACACAAAATCATTCCCTTCATACGCATACATTACGTACAAATCCAGTAAAATGAACATTATAATTTACAAGTGGCATGAAAATACAGACCAGCTGAGCATTCCATAATACTCTACTTTTATTCATTGTGTTGTTACATCCATCAGCTTATTGTGCTGCAGTTCAGTTCAACTTGTATTGAATCTGAACCGCTTTTTGGTTCAATACATGTACCTTGCTAGCTAGCTAGTTTCTATTCTCCGCTAATCGTATTCCGCCAACTTTCTAACGTGACAATGCGTGATTGACTTGAAATATCGTGCCACCTAGTTTGACAACCTTTGTTCCTCATCGTCCTTAATGAGGATGTGATCATCGTTGTCAGCAACCCCAACCTCCCAACCAAACTGAAAGGTGACATCTAGGAAGTAGAGCATGATGACCAAAACAAAGCAGGACACGAACATCGGAATTGGCCCGAAAATCCATAGAAACAAAGGGAACGAGAAGTAGAACGCCCGGAGTCCCAAGGACCAGAAATAGCTGCCTCGGTTCACGGTTGTGGCAACGTAGTCTGTAGTGAGGTAGTGGTGCTGATGGTGGGGCGACATCTTCTTGCACGGTGCGTTGATGAGAATGCTGGCGTGGCTGTAGTACCTTATGGACTGCACATTGAAGAGGAAAGCCACCAGGAAACACACCAAAATGGCGAAGAACTTGATCGAAAATGCAAGCTCGCTTCGGTCCCCAAAGACAAATAAAGCTGCTCTGTATTTGGTGCCGCTGGTCATCAAGAGGGCAATGAGAGAGCAGAGCGTAATGGCGGTCGAGGCCAAAAGGGTCGACGCCATTATGTTGTTTCTCAATGTTTGCACTGCAAGAACACCATGCTTTGGAGCTTCCTGCATTTCGTGCATGCCCAAATGCAAATTGGTCATTAGAGAACATCATTTTTCAATCGTATATGCACTGTTTTTatccattaattttcttttaccgTATTCAATTCAAAAGTCAAAAACTAAATATGGGGATGCATGAAGGGAAAAAGCTTGCACGAAAATCACTTTCATTGTAAAAAAATGTACGTTGTCATGCTACATGTGATTATATGAATAGGAATCAATTAAGGCGATACTATAAACCATTCTAATttacaggaaaaaaaaatcgaacttGAATTGACCAACTGGTTAAAAACCTTTCTTTCAACATTTTCAAGATTACTGGTGCACAAGAAAACATTTTCcaacaacataatataaatagGAACCAATtaagaagacaaaaaaaaattgaaagatatGATTTTGATTGATGGGTTTTGTTGGGTTTTGGTTTTACCTCCATCATTGCGTGAACCCAGAAGCGGCGGTTGATGGAATTGATTCCGATGACGGTGCTGTTGGGCTGCGCCAGGATTCGATAGAGAAGCCATAGGTGGTATGCCACCATTACCAGCAGCCCTGCCGGCACCAAAACGTAATCCAAAACTCTTTGctgcatttcttcttcttcttctgagaTCTTTTGCTTCTGAAATTGTTCAAGGGAGGAGAGAGCGAGAGTCCAAATGTAGCACGGGTGTGGGTTTCTGTTGTGTTGAGCTGTGTTTGTGTGAGGGGAGTGGACTCTCTGGTTTTTTGGTATGAAAAGGAGAAAAACGAGGCGGGTTTTTATGGCAAACATGTGGGTCTCGAACGGGCGGAAGTTCTTGCGTAGGAGAAGTCCATGCCAAGAATCCCTTTGCATGTACTTTTGGCGCACGCGTGACGTGATATCGGTTTCTCTATTCAAGATATCTCCTCACTTCAGCACTTTATCATTACTATTATAATTTAGCGTTATTTCTCTTCTATTCACTTACTTCTTTTTATCTCATACtctcttattaatttttattcaccGATCTTCAATTTGTTTGAtccaacggccgaaaattaagaaTGATGTGTGAGAGGTAGAAATGAGTGTGGACAACTCCATCTTTTCTTTTGACTTATAGATTTAGTACTTAATCCCAACATAGGAATTTTAATGAACTTTTTTTCGTTTTCAGCAATTCATGAAAGAATGAATCAAGAAAAAACGTATGAATATACCGGCTACAAGAAAATACCTCATGATAGTCAATATGAGCCCCCACCACCCATCAATGCATGGTGTTTTTAGACTCAACATAGAATATCCTTATATCATATAGGAGGTGTTACGCATAACATAAAATGAGGCTTAAAATGTGATTTAGACGTGAAAATAAGAACAGTGTCACACGATATTGCGATTCCATCCAAATtagcatatttttttattattaatattcttTAAAGGTAACGAGACATATAAACCATGTTGCGTATGGTtaattcctaaaaaaaaaaatcactatgAAACACAATCAAGTGCAAATTTATCAAGTTCGAGGATTTCTAACAACCCCACTACTAGGCTCACCAAACATGAGTGAAAAATGAGTGCTATTTTCCAATTAgtctttgattttaattttttttatcacccTTGCTTAAGCAAGTGCAAAACAAATTGCCTTCCGGCTTTTTGCTGGCCACATTGATTCAATTACCCGACAACGTCAATGGATTAATGGGAAACAGCACAGTCGTCGTCATTATTAAAAGGCACTATCTAATAGTATTGTCCATTATCCTCTCTTCTCACCTGGATTTCTATTGACAAACATGTCGACAGATGTACAACCATGTAAAGACTCGtttgaaagtacttttaaaatgattaaaagcgATTTTGGTAAAATTGATTTTGGGttctaaaaggaaaaaaaacactaGAAATGTACTTATTGCAGAAAACACTTCAAATGCTTTTTCATGAACCACTTGGATTCTTACTAAAGAAtggttttaaaaacattttcattaaaaacattttcagtcattttaaagaCACTTTCCAAACAAACCCTTATTAAAACTTCAACATagttaataatataattaaaatctcaataatcTACAGCATGTCGATATGCGTATTGATATTAGATAGTCAAACATGCGACATCATCACACCTTGACCCAAGATTCTTTTCCTCC
This region of Malus domestica chromosome 07, GDT2T_hap1 genomic DNA includes:
- the LOC103439971 gene encoding uncharacterized protein; translated protein: MQRDSWHGLLLRKNFRPFETHMFAIKTRLVFLLFIPKNQRVHSPHTNTAQHNRNPHPCYIWTLALSSLEQFQKQKISEEEEEMQQRVLDYVLVPAGLLVMVAYHLWLLYRILAQPNSTVIGINSINRRFWVHAMMEEAPKHGVLAVQTLRNNIMASTLLASTAITLCSLIALLMTSGTKYRAALFVFGDRSELAFSIKFFAILVCFLVAFLFNVQSIRYYSHASILINAPCKKMSPHHQHHYLTTDYVATTVNRGSYFWSLGLRAFYFSFPLFLWIFGPIPMFVSCFVLVIMLYFLDVTFQFGWEVGVADNDDHILIKDDEEQRLSN